TACCCGCTGCTTGCGTTGCTTCCGGTTGTGAGTAGTCTTACTGTCACAACATGGTTTCTCCCCCGTGAGTTGGGCTACTTCATCACAGCAACCTCATTGGCTGTGGTAGCTTTGTACGGTGTACTAGCATATACTATCCGAGATACCGACATTCCATTACAAGTTAGTACTCCGTTTTTTATTTTACTGGGAGGATATTGGACGGGTTTGGTCGTCCACTACTCTCATTCCCCTCATATTGAAATTCTTCAATATATTCTTGTCACACCTCTTGCAGTTTTCACAACGGTAGTTATACTGCCTGCACTAATCGACGGGCGTCGGCAGGTATTCACCATGGGGATTACACTCATAACGGTGGTGTCCTCACTAATTGGAATTGTTGTCCTCTGGCAGGAACCGAGCGAACTGTCTCGCTATATCGGAAGTCCGGTATTAGGCATTGGTAACCTCCGAACGACATCAATTTTTCATAATCCAAACACCTATGGCTTCTTCATGATGGCGGGCAGCCTTGCGGCCTTGTACACGTATTTGACCCGTCGCGGAGCAGTATGGCTTGGGGCACTTGGTCTGTGTCTTCTTGGTCTGTTCATGAGCGGAGGTGATGCTGCATTTGTTGGCTTTGTTGCTGGTGCCGTACTCGTTCTCTCCGGCCCAGATTATCGGTTCGGATTCTTCGGACTCCTCTTCGCGGTCGTGGGTGTCTATATTGCGATTCAATTGGGACACGTTACCGATGTCATGGAAGGAACACTGATGCAGCGAGTTGACCGATGGGTGGCCTCGCTTGAGCGCCTCGCGCAAAATCCCCTGCTTGGAATCGGTTTCGCTAATACAGCCTCGCAGATCGGTGAAGAGATTGGTCCGCATAATTCCTACATCTATCCGCTACTAAACACTGGTATTATCGCTGGTGGGTTCTACCTGGGTGCACTTATCTACGCACTCGGCCAGGGACTCCGCACGTGGTGGACACCATGGACTGGATTCGTCGTTGGACTAACTGTCGCGATCTTTCTCTATATGGGATTCGAGTCACTCTTTCTGGGTGGCCTTAGCGTCTCCTCGATACTGCTGGGACTCTCTCTCGGACTGCTTCTCTACTCCTCGGAGACACGACACTCGTGGCTGGGGACACAGAACCGGTAGCCACCCATTGTTTTGGTTTGAAACGGTAGGTCAGAGGACGCCAACCCGGGTGTGACTGCTGCCGTTCGGTCCACTTTCAATGTCTATTCCAACAAACTTTAACCAAATAATCTATAATACCATTATACTAAATGTCGCGTGATTGTGTGTATTGGCGGATTGCAGCTCTCGGAACGGTGATAATCGCGGTCATTGCAGGGGTTGTAGCGTCCGTTCTTACGACACCAGAGCCGATCACGGAACGGGTTGCCATCCCAGCTGCCCTCATCGGCGGCTGCGTTGGCGCCGCACTGACCCCGCTGTACGTCTCTCGGCCCCGGTCGACACCAGCAGTGCTCAGACAGACCGGCCGACAGGTCGGCCTCGCCTGTCTCGTGCTCATCGGCCTTGCAGTTGTGGGCGTCCCCGGTGTCCCGCCGGTGGCGACGATCCTCGTAGCTGGTGGCTTCCTCGTTTTTGTCCTGCCGGGCTGGTATCGTCTCTGTCGCCGTCGGACCCGGTCCCGTCGCGTCCTCGTCGTCGGTGACGAGCCACGGTTGCTCGAGTCGGTGCTCCGATCGGTACCCACGACACCGGTCGGGTTTCTCTCGCCGGTGCTGTCCGATCACTCCGGTGACACACCGCTTTCGGCGCAGTCGGAGCCACCGTCGCCGGCCGACGACGAATCGGTCGTCGCAACCGACGGGGGGAGGTCCGCTTTCGGTCGGCAAGCCCCGGATCGCCGTATCGAGCGCCTCGGTGGGCTCGCCCAACTAGAACGCGTTCTTCGGACCCGTGACGTCGATACTGTCGCGCTCGCGTTCTCGACGGCCGACCGCGAAACGTGTTTCAGCGCGCTCCGTACGTGCCGTGACCACGGTGTGGAGGTGCTCGCCCACGAGTCGCTGTCGACTCGGGTCCGCGGCGACGAGCGGGTCGGCGACTCGCTGATACGCGTCGATCTCGAGCCGTGGCCGTGGTACAGCCGGGCGATCAAACGGGCGTTCGACGTCGTGTTTGCAGCGGTCGGCCTCGTCGTGCTGGCACCGCTGCTCCTGGGTATCGCGGTGGCGATCAAACTCGATTCTCCGGGACCGGTCCTGTACAGGCAGACCCGAACGTCCGTGTTCGGCGAGCCGTTCACCCTCGTGAAGTTTCGAAGCATGGTTACGGACGCCGAAGCCGATGGGATCCAACTGAGCCGAGAGGACGCCGGCGAAGTCGACCCCCGGGTGACGGATATCGGCCACTGGCTCCGGAAGACCCACCTCGACGAGATTCCCCAACTGCTCTCGATCCTTTCCGGCGCGATGAGCGTCGTCGGTCCGCGGCCCGAGCGGCCCGCGATCGATCGCGAGCTCACGGCCGACGGCCTCGAGTGGCCGAAACGCTGGTTCGTCAAACCCGGGCTGACCGGACTCGCCCAGATCAACGACGTCACCGGGTTCGAACCCGAGACGAAACTCGCGTACGACCTCGAGTACGTCCGGCGGCGGTCGCTCTGGTTCGATATCAAACTCGTCTGCCGCCAGCTCTGGCTGGTCGTCGCGGATGTGACACCGCTTGCTCTACAGCGCCGGGGTACCGACGAGGACTCGGAGCACCGCTGATGATGGCGCCACGAGTCGACCACTCCCGACGAGCGAAAGTCGGGAGACACCTGCTTCGTGTCCGCTCGCCGGGAACGAATTACCAACAGAGAGCGATGATTTTTTCACACCACTGGATGAATTTAGACACAGTTCGATCCGACGTTCCCCGCAGACCGACAGAGCACGTGAGACGGAATTAATGACAGACGACTCACCCACGACAGACCGACAGTTGCGCATCCTCCGGGTCGCACAGACCGTCTATCCGGACGTCAAGGGCGGCGGCGCCTACCACGTCCACGCGCTGAGTCGCGATCAGGCGGCGCTGGGACACGACGTCACGGTGTTGACGATCCGTCGCGATCCCGAGCTGGCACACGTCGAAGAGCGCGATGGGTACACCGTCGTCCGGTACGACCCGTCGGTGACGCTGCTCGGCAACGAAATCTCAGCCGGTGTTGCACGGTACCTCAAACACGCTGCCGGGTTCGACGTCGTCCATGCCCACTCACATCTGTACTTCTCGACGAACCTGGCGGCACTGAAACGGCGGCTCGGAGACGTTCCACTCGCCATCACCAATCACGGGCTCTACTCCCAAACCGCCCCGGAACGGGTGTTCGAGTGGTATCTGAAGACGATCGGGCGGTGGACGTTCAATCGGGCGGACACCGTCTTCTGCTATACGGACGTCGATAGACGGCGGCTCCGCGAGTTCGGCGTCCGAACGGAGATCACGGTCGCCGCGAACGGCATCGATACCGAACGCTTTACCCCGGGGGGACCGACGAGCGACCTGATCGACGCGGACGGGCCAGTGGTGTTGTTCGTCGGCCGACTGGTCGAGGGGAAACGACCACAGGACGTCCTCGATGCCGTTGCGACCGCTCGTGAGGCCAACCCCGAGCTGACGGTGTACTTCTGTGGCGAGGGACCGTTGCGCGATGAACTCGAACGACGGGCAGGTGAGGCGGTCGGCGACAGCGTTGTCTTTCTCGGCCACGTGCCGTACGACGAGATGCCCCGGATCTATCGCGCGGCGGACGTCCTCGTCCTGCCGAGTCGCGCCGAGGGTGTCCCGCGGACGGTCCTCGAAGCGATGGCGTCCGGAACACGCGTCGTCTGCTCGGACCTCGAGCAGGTCGCCTCGGTCGTCGGGGATCATGGTGCCGTCGTCCCTGTCGGCGACGTCTCGGGATTCGCGGCCGAGATCCGGGCCCAGCTTGCACGCCCGACGCGCGGCGATGGCGGCGTCACACCGAACTACGACTGGCGGACGACCGTGAGTGCTGTCACGGAAACTCTTCAGCAGCTCACCCAGTCCTGACACCCCTCACGACAGCGGGCGTGGATGCCGCCCGTGTTCGTGGCCGTGCCGAACGCTCCCGCCGTCGCCGCCGAGCGCGGTCGTTGCTGTCGGGACTCAGGGCAGGGTGGCCGCCAGTGACTCGTAGAGTTCGGCCGTGCTCCGCTCGAGATCCGTGCTCGTTTCGTTTCGTACGCGAACGATGTCGACCGCTGGCTCGTCAGCGGCCGCCTCGACGATCGCCTCCTCGACCCTGGCTTTCCAGTCGAAGGCGTCGGCGATCGTCGCGCCGGTGTCGGCAGGCGAGATGCGACTTTCGTCGGTCGCCCGTGCCTCGAGCCGGTCACGCGCCGTCTCCGGGGCGATCTCAACGACGACGATACGGGCGGGCCCCGCCCGCGAAAGGGTGTTCACGGCCCGTTCGGATAGCGCCGTCAGATAGTCCCGGTCGGCACGAAGGGCGACCGACCAGACGGCCTGAGAGAGTCCTTGATCAAGCAAGCGGACGCCATCGCCCCGGTGGGCATCGACCACGCCACGCACGAACAGCCA
This genomic window from Natronococcus occultus SP4 contains:
- a CDS encoding O-antigen ligase family protein; its protein translation is MVVHYSHSPHIEILQYILVTPLAVFTTVVILPALIDGRRQVFTMGITLITVVSSLIGIVVLWQEPSELSRYIGSPVLGIGNLRTTSIFHNPNTYGFFMMAGSLAALYTYLTRRGAVWLGALGLCLLGLFMSGGDAAFVGFVAGAVLVLSGPDYRFGFFGLLFAVVGVYIAIQLGHVTDVMEGTLMQRVDRWVASLERLAQNPLLGIGFANTASQIGEEIGPHNSYIYPLLNTGIIAGGFYLGALIYALGQGLRTWWTPWTGFVVGLTVAIFLYMGFESLFLGGLSVSSILLGLSLGLLLYSSETRHSWLGTQNR
- a CDS encoding sugar transferase, with the protein product MLRQTGRQVGLACLVLIGLAVVGVPGVPPVATILVAGGFLVFVLPGWYRLCRRRTRSRRVLVVGDEPRLLESVLRSVPTTPVGFLSPVLSDHSGDTPLSAQSEPPSPADDESVVATDGGRSAFGRQAPDRRIERLGGLAQLERVLRTRDVDTVALAFSTADRETCFSALRTCRDHGVEVLAHESLSTRVRGDERVGDSLIRVDLEPWPWYSRAIKRAFDVVFAAVGLVVLAPLLLGIAVAIKLDSPGPVLYRQTRTSVFGEPFTLVKFRSMVTDAEADGIQLSREDAGEVDPRVTDIGHWLRKTHLDEIPQLLSILSGAMSVVGPRPERPAIDRELTADGLEWPKRWFVKPGLTGLAQINDVTGFEPETKLAYDLEYVRRRSLWFDIKLVCRQLWLVVADVTPLALQRRGTDEDSEHR
- a CDS encoding glycosyltransferase family 4 protein, with amino-acid sequence MRILRVAQTVYPDVKGGGAYHVHALSRDQAALGHDVTVLTIRRDPELAHVEERDGYTVVRYDPSVTLLGNEISAGVARYLKHAAGFDVVHAHSHLYFSTNLAALKRRLGDVPLAITNHGLYSQTAPERVFEWYLKTIGRWTFNRADTVFCYTDVDRRRLREFGVRTEITVAANGIDTERFTPGGPTSDLIDADGPVVLFVGRLVEGKRPQDVLDAVATAREANPELTVYFCGEGPLRDELERRAGEAVGDSVVFLGHVPYDEMPRIYRAADVLVLPSRAEGVPRTVLEAMASGTRVVCSDLEQVASVVGDHGAVVPVGDVSGFAAEIRAQLARPTRGDGGVTPNYDWRTTVSAVTETLQQLTQS
- a CDS encoding AAA family ATPase yields the protein MRPPTDTNGVVVEFFGVPGAGKSTIAHRLGRRLAADGYPVTEPTYTLVHDRTRMRRYLAKMGYAAFAIGRRPDRALSSGRLLAATDQPTPATAGKLLLNWLFVRGVVDAHRGDGVRLLDQGLSQAVWSVALRADRDYLTALSERAVNTLSRAGPARIVVVEIAPETARDRLEARATDESRISPADTGATIADAFDWKARVEEAIVEAAADEPAVDIVRVRNETSTDLERSTAELYESLAATLP